In the Afipia sp. GAS231 genome, CTTCGAAGCGCTGCACCTGGTCGCGGCGCACATTGCCATAGGCGTTGTTGTTGAAGATCAGCGTCACCACGCCGATCTTGAACTGCACGGCGGTCGCCAATTCCTGCACCGCGAACATGAAGCCGCCGTCGCCGGTTATCGCGACCACCGGCCGCTCCGGATTGGCGACCTTGGCGCCGAGCGCGGTAGGGAAGCCGGAGCCGAGCGTGCCCTGATAGCCCGAGGTGATGAAGGTGCGCGGCTGGTAGATCGGAAAGCCGTACCAGGAGGCGAAGCCGACCTGCGACAATTCGTCGGTGACGATCGCATTGGCCGGCAGCACTTCGCGCAGGATATTCAGATACGCCATCTGCGGCTGGATTTTTTGAATCTCCACATGCGAAGCAGCAGTCGCCTCACGGATCGCGGCGCGCCGGCCGCTGATCTTGCTGTAGCCAGCCTTCGTCACGGCGGCGGCGAGCTCGGCCGTGCCGGCCTTGGCATCGGCGATCACGGCGCAATCCGGCGTGTAGCGCCGCATCTCGACCGGATCGATGTCGATGCGGACAGATTTCAGGCCGTCGGGGCGATAGGGCCAGCGCGACATCGTCGGCAGTTCCAGCCGCGTGCCGATGCCGATCATCAGATCGGTGGTCGGCCACAGTTTGTAGGCTGCCGCCATGGTCAACCCGAGTTCATGGGCATTGGAAACGATGCCGCGACCGCTGCGGAACGCCACGACAGGTGCGTCGATCATTTCCGCCAGTTCGAGGATTTCCTCGGCCGCGTCAATGGCGCCGCTGCCGACAAAGATCATCGGCGCCTTGCTTCCCTTGACCAGCGCCGCGGCGGCCTTGATGCGATCGGGATCGGGCTTCGGCGCCGGAAACAGGTCGAACGGCGTTGCCGGGCCGACTTCCGCGCGCTGGGTGAACACGTCCCACGGCATTTCCAGCGACACCGGGCCGCGCCGCCCGGACAGCATCTCCTGGAACGCGCGCGACACCATCGCCGGCGCGACATCCGGATATTCGATTCTGTCGGCCCATTTCACAAACGTCTTCAGCGTTGCCAACTGGTCCGGCATTTCGTGCAGATGGCCGCGGCCCTTGCCGAGAAATTGCGTCGGCACCTGGCCGGTCAGGCACAGCACCGGCTCGTTCGCTCCGAACGCCGTCAACAGCGCGGCGCCGGCGTTGAGCACGCCGGGGCCGGGCACGACGCTGAACACGCCGGGCTTGCCGGTCGAGCGCGCGTACCCATAGGCCATGTAGCCGCAGGCCTGCTCATGCCGCGCGCCGATCACCTTGAGCTGCGCCTGATGGAAGGCGTCGAACAGGCCGTAGATCTGTGCGCCGGGCAGGCCGAACACGGTTTCGACGCCATGCGCGACGAGGCCATTGACGATTGCTTCGCCGCCGGAAGTTGAAGTCATTGTATTGTCCAATCGCTCACGGGAATTATCAGGTTTCGTCGACGACGCCGTTCTTCAGCACGCCGACGCCTTCGGCCTCGACCTCGATGACGTCGCCGGGCTTGAGGTAGCGCGGCGGGTCGAACCGCGCGCCGGCGCCGGTGGGTGTGCCCGTCACGATGACGTCGCCGGGCACCAGCGTGGTGAAGGTCGAGATGTAGCTGAGGAGATAGCGGAAGCCAAAAATCAAGCGACCGGTGCGGTCGTCCTGCCGGGTCTCGCCATTGACCTTGGTGGTCAGGTGAATGTCGGCGATCTGCGCCTCGTTGGTGTAGGGCACCAGCCACGGACCAAGGCTGCCGGTGGAGTCGAAATTCTTGCCCTGGGTGACGTTGAACTTGGCGTGCCGCACCCAGTCGCGGAGCGTGCCTTCGTTGCACAGCGTGATGGCGGCGATGTGATCCAGTGCGGCGCTTTCCTTGATGTGGCGGCCGGCCTTGCCGATCACGATCACCAGTTCGCCCTCGTAGTCGAGCTGCGACGACGCGCGCGGGCGGACCAGCGGCGTCTCGTGGCCGACAAACGAGCGCGGCGTGCGCATGAACATGCTCGGGTATCTCGGCGCGTCCTGGCCGTCCTTGTATTCGGCATTGCGGTCCGGGTAGTTGACGCCGATGCAGATGATCTTTTCCGGCACCGGGATCGGCGGCTGCCAGGTGATCGCGTCGAGGGAATAATCCGGCCCGCGCTTTTCGGCATCTTCGATCAACTTTGGCAGGGCATTGGCCGCGATCGCTTCGCGCAGGGTCGGATAGTCGCGGCTGAAATGGGCGGAAAGATCGACGATGCCGGCTTTGACGACAGCGCCGTATTTGGTCGACCCATTGACGGAGAAGGTGGCGAGACGATGTGAGGTCATGGGATGTCCAGTTAGCCCGGCTTCATGCCGCGTGCCTTGAGCGCGGCCGTGACGGTGGGAGTTGCCAGATACTCGATGAAGGCATAGGCGGCATCGTATTCCTTGACGTCGGCGGCGAGGGCCGCGATGAACACCAGTTCCTGTTGCAATTCGGCCGGGAACGGCCCCACGAGTTCGACGCTGGGTGCGATCAGGACGTTGGTCAGGAATACGCCGAGCTCGGCCTCGCCGTTGGCGACCGCTGGAGCAATCTGCGGCGGACCGGCCTGCGCCTTGGTCTTGGCCTTCATCTCGTCGGCAATGCCGAGGCGCTCGAACACTTTTGTTACATAGGCGCCGGCGGCACTCGCCGGCACCGACGCAATCGAAGACGCGGCGAGCAGGGTCTTCTTCAACGCATCCGGTGTAGAGATATCGGGTTTCGGCGCACCGGCGCGGATGGCGACGCCATAGCCGACATGCGCGAAGTCGATGGTCGGTAGCATGAAGCGGGCTTCGGGGACATCCTTGAAGACATCGACGGGAACGACAACGACATCGAACGGCGTGCCCGCGTTGATCCGCGTGACGATGTTGGGCGTGGAGTCGAAAAGGATCGAAAGCGTGTGGCCGGTGACCTTCTCGAAAGTCGGCGTGAGTTCGTTGAGCAGAGCCGTCAGCGAGCCGCCCGCGATCACTTTGAGTTCTGCAGCTTGCAACGGAGATATGAGCGCCATAGCGAGAATCCCCGAGAGTGCGACAGATAGTCGTTTCAGCAACAGTCTGGTCACGGCGCTTTTCCTTTGGTCAGACCCAGCCTAGTCCGCAATCGTGACATCGGCGACAAACGCCGGCTCGCGCACCGCCTGTCCCGTGAACGGCGAACCCTCTTCGAACCAGGAGCGCGGCGCGGGCGCGCCCCACAGTGTTTGACGGCGCGGGTCCTTCAGCGACCAGCGCAGCGGCTCGTGGTCGTGATCGCCTGTGAAGTAATCGCTGGTGTAGAGCTCGAGGCGGTGGCCGTCGGGATCCCTGACATAAAGAAAGAACGCGTTCGAAATGCCGTGGCGGCCGGGGCCACGCTCGATGTTCTTCAGAAAGCCGCTGGAGGCCATGACGTCGCAGAGATGCAGGATGTTCATCGCCGTCGGCACCCAATAGGCAAAGTGGTGCAGGCGAGGACCTTTTCCGTTGGTGATGGCGAAGTCGTGCACATTGCCCTTGCGGTGCATCCAGGCGGCGGCGATGCGCCCGTTCGGCCCGTCTTCCTCGCCGTACTCGGTCAAGCGGAAGCCGAGCCGCGCATAGAAGTCGACGGTGTTCTGCACTTCAGGCGAGAACACGTTGAAATGGTCGAGCCGCTGCGGGTGGCAGCCCTTGTAGAGGTCGTAGCGGCGCAACAGATGCGGGCGCTTTTCCATCGCGGCATAGAGTTCGAGCTGGAAGCCCAAGGGATCGGTGAACTGCAGCGTGCGGCCCTGGAACGGCTGCTCGGTGAAGGCGTAGGCGATGCCGTTCTCGGAGAAGAAGCTGGCGGCCTTGTCGAGATCGCCGTCGTTGCCGACCTTGAAGCCGAGGCGGTTGCAGGCCGCGACCGGCGCTTTCCGCAGCACCAGTGAGTGATGCTGATGTTCCTCGCTGCCGCGCAGGTAGACCGCGTTGTCGTCGCGATCCTCGACGTGGAGACCGACGGTGGTCTCGTAGAACGCCCGGCTCTTGTCCAGATCGACGACATCGAGTACGGCGTGGCTCGAGCGGATGATGTTGAAGGGGGGATCGAAGATGTGTGTCGGCACCGGCATAGGCGTTCCCTTGTTTGGCTTTCGTCATTCCGGGGCGATGCGAAGCATCGAACCCGGAATCTCGAGGTTCTCAGATGCGCAATTGCGCATCGTAGTTCGCTTCGCGCCCCGGAACGACGATGCGTTTACATTCCCAGTTTCTGAATCTTGTGCGTCCCGCGCGCCAGCGAGACGTGTTTGGTTTCCATGTAGAAGTCGAACGAGTAGTCGCCGCCGTCGCGGCCGATGCCTGATGATTTCATGCCGCCGAACGGCGTCGGCAGGTGGCGGACGTTTTCCGAGTTGAGCCAGATCATGCCGGCTTCCAGCGCGTCGGCGACGCGCAGCGCGCGGCCCATGTCGCCGGTCCAGACGTAACCGGTGAGGCCATACTGCACGCCATTGGCGATCTCGATCGCGTCGTTCTCGTCCTTGAACGGGATCACGGTCAGGAACGGGCCGAACACTTCCTCCTGCGCTACCCGCATGTTCGGATGTGCGCCGGTGACCAGCGTCGGCTCTACGTAGTGCCCGCCGCCGGGGCCGTCATGCGGTCGGCCGCCGACGGCGATGGTGGCGCCGTCCTGGCGGGCGATGTCGAAATAGCTGCAGACCTTGGCCAGATGCCGCTCGTGGATCAGCGGTCCGATTTCGGTGGCGGGATCCAGCGGATGCCCGACCTTCAGCGCCTTCACCCGTGCGGTGAGCTTTTCGATGAATTTGTCGGCGATGCCCTGCTGGACCAGCAACCGGCTGGACGAGGTGCAGCGCTCGCCGTTCAGCGAGTAGATCATGAAGACGACCGCATCGAGCGCGCGATCGAGATCGGCGTCGTCGAACACGATGACGGGATTCTTGCCGCCGAGCTCGAAATGCACCCGCTTCAGGGTCGGCGCGCCCTGCGCCATGATCGCCGAACCCGTCGAACTCTCGCCGACGAAGCCGATGGCCTTGATCGCGGGGTGCTCGGTCAAGGCCTTGCCGGCTTCCTCGCCGAAGCCGTGCACGGTATTGAGCACGCCATCGGGCAGGCCGGCCTGCTTGGCGAGCTTTGTCAGCAGGTCCGCGGTCACCGGCGACCATTCCGCCGGCTTGTGCACGACGGTGCAACCGGCCGCCAGCGCCGGGGCGATCTTCCAGGTCGACAGCATGAACGGCGTGTTCCACGGCGTGATGACGCCGACCGGGCCGATCGGCACCCGGGTCGAGATGTTCCAGTGCTCGTCGCTCGGCGTGCTGAGGCCGTCGCGCGCCTCGGCGCATTTGTCGGCGAAGAAGCGGAAATTCTCGGCGGCCCGGATCGCGGCCTTGGCCATGAAGCGGTGGGCCTGGCCGGTGTCGATGCATTCGAGCACGGCGATGTCGTCGGCATTGTCCTCGATCGCATCGGCGACGCGGTGCAGCAATTTCTTGCGCGCCGTCGCGGGCATGTCGCGCCACGACTTGAAGGCACGGCTGGCGGCGGTCGCGGCGCGGTCGATGTCCTCGGCGTTGCCGCGGGCGACGGTCGCCAGCGCGGAGGTGCCGTCGACCGGGGACTTGGTCTCGAAGGTCTGGCCAGAAACCGACGGCACGCTCTTGCCGTCGATCATGTGGTTGATGCCCTCGGCCGCCAATTTGACGAGCAGGGGGCCGACGCGGTCGCGGTTGGCCTTGAAGGCGTCCTTCGGTGTCACTTTATCCATGGGCGGTCTCCACTTTCAGAGCTTCGTGGATGTTGTTGCGTTTCCAGCTGGTTTCCTTGCCGTTGATCTGCATGTCGAACGACAGCGCGAACTTCGAGTTCGCAAACACCGGATCAAGATAGGCCGACAAGGCCTTGAAAATATGTTCGCCGGCCTTTTGCCTTGTAGCGAGGTCGCGGCCCTCGCCGAGCCGCAGCACCATGTCGAGAAAGCCGAAGTTGCTGCGGCCATCGGCGATCGCATAGTGCTCGCATCTGATGGCGCGGACGCGGATGCCGCCGAGCGGGAAGATCCCGGTCGCAACCGCTTCCTTGCGCACCAGTTCCACCACCGCGCCCATGTCGACGCGGCCGTCGAGATTGGCTGAATATTCAATCGTGAAGTGCGGCATGTTGGGGGTGCTCCCGCGATTGCTAAAGTGTCAGGCGAAGTAGCAGCTCACCGAGCCGTAGGCGCCGTAATCGGCCTGGATGGTGTCGCCCTTCTTGGTCTCGATCGGGCGGATGAACGATCCCGCCAGCACCACCTGGCCGGCCTCCAGCGCCAATCCATTGGGGGCGATCTTGTTGGCGAGCCAGGCCACGGCGGTCGCAGGATGATTGAGCACGCCGGCCGCCAGCCCGGTTTCTTCCAACTGGCCGTTGCGATAGCAGAGCGCGCCGATCCAGCGCAGGTCGGCATCCCCGGGGCGGATCGGGCGGCCGCCGAGCACGATGCCGGCATTGGCGGCGTTGTCGGCGATGGTATCGAAGATCTTTCGGGTGGCCTTGGTCTGCGGATCGACCCGCTCGACCCTGGTGTCGAGGATCTCCAGCGCGGGCACCACGAAGTCGGTGGCGTTGAGCACGTCGAATAGCGTGCAGTCGGGTCCGGACAGCCGCGACTTCATCACGAAGGCCAGTTCGGCCTCGACGCGGGTGGCGATGAAGCGTTCTGATGGCACCAGCCCGCCATCGGCAAAGAACATGTCGTCGAGCAGGATGCCGGAATCCGGCTCGCCGATATTGAGTGCGCTTTGCATCGCCTTCGAGGTCAGGCCGATCTTGTGGCCCTTGACGGTTCGGCCCTGGGCAATCTTCATGTCGACCCACGCCTTCTGAATGGCGTAGGAATCCTCGATCGTTATGCCGGGGTGTTCGAGCGAAATCTGGCGGATCTGGGTGCGGGTCTTCTCGGCATGGTCGAGTCGTTCGGCGGCGCTGCGGATTTGGTCTCTGGAAAGGGTCATGTGCGTCCGCCGTGCGTTCGGCAAAAAGGGGTGCTGGAATTTGATTAACATGTTAAGGGTATCCAGGCAAACCGATTTGATGCTTGCTGCACCGCAAAATTTTTTCTCTCTCGACCAACGGTTTGCGATGGTGGACGACTAGCAATGGCAGACAAGAAATTGCGGAACGGGTCGCGTTCGAATTCCACCGAAGCAGCGGAGAGCCGCCGCGCGCCGATGCGGGAATTCTCCAGGTCACTGCCGATGTCGTTGCTGCGCGCACGCGAAGCGGTGATGCGGCAGTTCCGGCCGTCGCTGCGCAACCATGGTCTGACCGAGCAGCAATGGCGGATCCTGCGCGCCTTGACCGCGGTGGAAACCATCGAGGTCACCGAACTCGCGCGTACCGCCTTCCTGTTGGGGCCGAGCCTGTCGCGAATCCTGCGCGACCTCGAAGCGCGGCACCTGATCGAGCGCCGTACCGCAAAGGACGATCTGCGCCGCGGCGTGGTGTCGATCTCGCCCAAGGGTTTGAAGTTGATCGAGGCGGTGGCGCCGAACTCCGAAGCGATCTACGCCGAAATCACCAATCGCTTTGGCGCCCGTAAGCTTGCCGAACTGCAGGACATGCTGAGCGTGCTGGAGCGTAGCTTAGCTGCGATGGAAGTCGCAGGTGAGGGCGGTGGCGAGGAAGAAGAGTAAAGACAAATTTGCATGATGCCGGGCCCCGGGATGCATAGCTTGCCCCGCTGCACTGTCTTTGAGCAGTAAAAGCCGCCACTACCGTAGAGAAACCAGGGAATAAGCCGGCCCGGGCGGCGTTCATCATCTTTGATGCTCGCATTGAGCGATGGATATCGGCTGTTAGTCGTACTCACCGCGATATCAATTTACTCGGGACGCGAGAATCCGTAAGTACGCATCCGGTTAGCGTCCGGTGAGGACTGCCAAAACCAAGAAAGGCCGACGACGAAGCCCGGCCTCAGGGAGGATTGGATGAAGCTTACGAGACGCGATTTCGCGGCCGGCATTGTTGCCGGTATTGCTGCACCCCACATTTTGACCAGCGCACGGGCGCAGGGCGCCACCATCAAGATCGGCATGTGCGCGCCGGTGACCGGCCCGGCCGCTGAATCCGGCGGATATGCCATCAAGGGCGCCAAACTCGCGCTCGAAGCCGTCAACAAGGCCGGCGGCGTTCTCGGCAAACAGCTCGAGCTGATCGTCGAGGACGACCAGACCACCAATCCCGGCATCGTGCTGGCGTTCTCCAAGCTGGCGGCCCAGTCCGACATCGTCGGCTTCCTCGGTTCGATCCGCTCGACCCAGGTTCACGCCATGGCGCCCGACGTCATCAAGCTCGGCAAGCCGGTCATGATCGGCGGTACCGATCCGAACCTGACCCATATGGGCAATCAGTGGCTGTTCCGTTTCCGCCCCAATGACAGCTATTCGGGCCGCGTGATCGCCGATTACGGCGTCAACACGCTGGGCAAGAAGAAGTGGGCCGTGCTGCATTCGACCGATGCGTTCGGCACCGCCGGCGGCAAGGCGCTGACGGCGGCCCTTGAAAAGCTCGGCGCACCCGCGGTTCTGGATCAGGGCTACGCCAACCAGAGCCAGGACTTCACCCCGGTCGTGCTCGCGATCAAGCAGTCCGGCGCCGAAATTCTCGGTTCCTACTTCACCTTCGAAAACGATCTCGGCATCTTTGCCCGGCAGTTGCGCCAGCTCGGCGTCAATATTCCCTGGGTCGGTTCGCCCTCGATCGTCAACATCACGGCGCTGAAGCTCGCCGGTCCCGCGCTGTACAACACCTATGGCGTGGCCGACTACGCCGAGGATTCCAGCGAGGGATCGAAGGCGTTCGGCAAGCTCTACCGCGACGCCGTCAAGGTCGCGCCCGACAACCAGAGCTCCTGGCCCTACGACGCAATCAACGTGCTCGCGGCCGCGATCAACAAGGCCGGCTCCACCGATGCGACCAAGATCCGCGAGGCGATCCTGGCCACCAAGAAGTTCCCGGGGGCCGAGGGCGAATACAATTTCGACCAGAACGGCGACGGGCTTCACGGCTACAACATCGTGAAGAACGAAAAGGGCAACATCGTCTTCGACAAGCACATCGAGTTCAACGATTGATGTGAGTTCGGCCTCTCCGGTTTCGCCGGGGAGGCCGAAGCTTTTTTGTCGAGCCTTTTTGTCGAACTGTTTCTCTCAACCGATCGCGTGTCATGGATCTCGTCCTACAACTGCTCTTTACCGGCATCGGCATCGGCGCCGTCTATGCGCTGGTCGCGCTAGGCATCGTCCTGATTTTCCGCGCCACCAACGTAGTGAATTTCGCGCAAGGCGAGTTCTCGATGGTCGCCGCCTATCTGATGGTGGTCGCCATCGAGTTCGGCGCGCCTTACTGGCTGGCGTTTCTGGCCGCGCTGGCCGGCATGGCGCTGCTCGGCGTGATCTTCAATCTCGGGGTTTACTACCCCTTGCGTCATCGATCCTTTCTCCCCGTCATCATCGCGACCATCGGCGCCTCGATCCTGCTCGCCAACTCCGTGCTTGCGATCTACGGCCCGCAGCCGCAGGTGCTGCCGGGCTGGTTCGAAACCCCCGGCATCCAGCTTGGGCCGGTTTATCTCGACAGCCAGTACCTGCTGATCATCGCAGTGACCGTCGCGCTCGTGTTCTTCAACTACTGGTTCTTCGAAAAGACCATGCTCGGCAAGAAATTGCAGGCGACGTCGCAGGACAAGGAGATGGCCTCGCTGCTCGGCATTTCCGTCTCGGCCATGATCATGATCACCTTCATCTATTCGGCCGTGCTCGGCGGCCTTGCCGGCGTCCTCGTGGCGCCCGTGCTGTTCGTCTCGATCCAGATGGGCTCGACGATTGCGCTGAAGGCTTTTGCCGCCACCATCATCGGCGGCTTCGGTGACGTCGCCGGCGCCATCATCGGCGGACTTTCGCTCGGCATTATCGAGACTTTCGGTGCGGCTTATATCTCCGTGCCCTACAAGGACGCCTTCGCGTTCCTGGCGCTGGTGCTGTTTTTGATCATCCGGCCGCAGGGCATCTTCGGCGAACGTGTCGCGGAGAAAGCATGAGCGCGCCTTCCGAAAATATGCCGATCGCCGCGTCGTTGCCGCGTTCAAAGCCGCTGCTGCTGCGTCACCTGCCGTATTTCATCGGCGCGGCGATCGCGGTGGCGCTTGCCGGCAACATCCAGTTCGACGGCTACGTCCACAACATCCTGATGCAGGCCACGACGTTTGCGATCGCGGTGTTCGGCCTCTCGGTCGTGCTCGGCCTGTGCGGGCAGATCAATCTCGCGCAGGCTGCGTTCTTCGGCTTCGGCGCCTACGCCGTCGGCATCGGAACGGCGGACTACCACATCAGCTACTGGCTCTGCCTGTTGGCGGGATGCCTGGTCGCGCTCGCGGCAGGCGCGGTATTGGGCATGTCGACGCTGCGGCTTGGCGGCCATTACCTCGCCATGGTGACGATCTCGTTCCAGCAGATCATCACACTGGTCATGATCAATGCGACCTGGCTCACCCACGGTCCGGACGGCGTTTCGCGGATCGGCCGGCCAGATCTGTTTCAGTCGGCGCAAGGTTATCTCGCGTTCTGCGTCGCGGTGCTGGCAATCGTCGGCTACGCGGTCTGGCACCTGTCGGATACGCGGCTCGGGCGGGCGATGCGCGCGGTGCGCGACAACGAACTTGCCGCCGGCGTCGTCGGCGTCGACGTGTTCCGCACCAAGGTTTCCGCCTTTGCATTGAGTGCCGTTCTGGGCGGGTTGGCCGGCGGTCTCTTCGCCGGCGGGTTTGCCTATGTCAGCCCGGACCAGTTCTCGTTCGCCGAGTCGGTGGTGTTCCTGACCATGTCCTTGCTCGGCGGCGTGGCATCGCCGATCGGTTCGGCCATCGGCACGGGTTTGCTGATCCTGATTCCGGAATGGCTGCGGTTCCTGAAAAGCATCCCCGGATTGTATCTCGCGATCTACGGGCTCGCCGTCATCCTGATCATCCGCTTCATGCCTGACGGTATCTGGGGCTTTTTCGCAACCGCCTTCGAGCGTTGGCGCGCGCAGACCAAGGCGCCGCCGGCAGCGGCGGCTTTGCAGCTCAAGCCCGCGAAGGTCGGCGGCGATATCGTGCTCGAAGTCACCGGGCTCTCGAAATATTTCGGCGGCCTCAAGGCGGTCGACGGTGTCGATATCCAGGTGAGGCGCGGCGGGGTTCACGCCCTGATCGGACCGAACGGTTCCGGCAAGACCACGACGCTCAACGTGCTGTCCGGCCTCTACAAGGCCACATCAGGCAAGATTTTGCTCGACGGCACCGACATCACGACGATGCCGCCGCATCAGCGCACGGCGGCGGGGCTGGGACGCACGTTCCAGAACATCCGGCTGTTCCGCTCGATGACGGCGCTGGAGAATGTCGAGATCGGCGCCGAGCGGCCCGGCAATACCATGATCGGGCAGGGCGGCGACGCAGCACTGACCGAACGGGCGATGGAGGCGTTGACCTTCGTCGGACTAGGTGCCCGCGCCAACCAGTTGATCTCGAGCTTCTCCTACGGCCATCAGCGGTTGATCGAGATCGCGCGCGCGCTGGCCGCCAATCCGACCCTGCTGCTGCTCGACGAGCCCGCCGCCGGTCTGAACTCGACCGAAAAGCTTGAACTGCACGAGCTGCTGAAACGGATCGCGGCGCAGGGGCTGACCATCCTGATCATCGATCACGACATGACGCTGGTCTCCGAAGCGGCACAGCACATCACCGTGCTCAATTTCGGACGCCGCATCGCGGACGGCGAATCCATGGCGGTGCTGCGCCATCCCGACGTCGTCTCCGCCTATCTCGGAACCGAATAATGGCGCTGCTCGAAATTCGCGATCTCGTTGTCCGCTACGGCGAAATCGAAGCGTTGCGCGGCATCTCCCTCAATGTCGACGAGGGGCAGGTAGTGACCTTGCTCGGCGCCAACGGCGCCGGCAAATCGACCACGCTGCGCGCCATTTCAGGTCTCGCCAAACCGGCAGCCGGCGACATCCTGTTCGACGGCAAATCGATCGCCGGCCTCGGGCCCGAAGCGATCGTCCGCATGGGCATTTCGCATGTGCCGGAAGGACGCCGGGTATTCCCGGGCCTGACGGTGAAGGAAAACATCATGCTCGGCGCGTCGAACCGCAGGGTCGCGACGTCGCAATTGTCGCGCGAAGCCGACGCGATGTTCGACCTGTTTCCGGACATCCGCTCGTTTGCCAACGCGCTGGGCTGGACCTTGTCCGGCGGCCAGTTGCAGATGGTCGCGGTCGCGCGTGGCCTGATGGCGAAGCCGCGCCTGCTGCTGCTGGACGAGCCCTCGCTGGGGCTGGCGCCCGTCATCGTGCAAGCGGTGTTCCGGATCATCTCGCAGATCAGGAAAGACACCACGGTGCTGCTGGTCGAGCAGAACGCGCGGATGGGGCTTTCGGTCGCCGACCACGGCTTCGTGCTGGAAACCGGCCGGATCGTGCTCGGCGGCAAGCCCGACGAATTGTGGGGCAATGAAGCCATCGCCGCTGCCTATCTCGGCGGGCACGGCAAGGTCAGCGCCTGAAGCGACGTCGATCAGGCGGCAATGCCGGGCGATATCGTGCGGAAAATGCGGGTCTGCGTGGCAGACGCTGCCCTTGCCTGACGATACCGGGGCGGCGATAGTGCGCCCCCGCATCCAGCGGCCGTCAGCTAGACCGGTCCGGCATCAAAAGAAACGACAGAGGAAACGCGATCCATGACTACCAACAACGTCAAGAAAGTATGGGCCTCGGGCAAGGCCGTGGTGAATGCCTGGCTCGCGATTCCGTCCGGCTTTTCGGCCGAAGTGATTGCGCAATGCGGCTTCGACAGCGTCACCGTCGATATGCAGCACGGCGTGCAGGATTACCTCTCGATGGTGCAGTGCTTCCAGGCGATGAACGGCCACCCGGTGACGCCGATGGTCCGCGTTCCCTGGAACGAGCCCGGCATCATCGGCAAGGTGCTCGACGGCGGCGCCTATGGCGTGATCTGCCCGATGATCAACACCAAGCAGGAAGCGGAAAACCTGGTCCAGTACGCCAAGTATCCGCCAAAGGGCACCCGCTCGAACGGCCCGATCCGCTCCGGCATGTACGGCTCGGCCGGCGCCTACCAGCAGACGGCCAACGACGAGATCGTGCTGCTGCCGATGATGGAGACCAAGACGGCGATCGAGAATATGGAATCGATCCTCGACGTCGAGGGCATCAACGGCGTTTACGTCGGCCCCTCCGACCTCGGCTTCTCCTACGGCCTGGTGCCGAAGCTCGATCGCGACGAGCCGGAAATTCTCAAGATCTACGAGAAGATCGTCAAGGAATGCGGCAAGCGCGGCCTGCATCCGGGCATCCACTGCTCGGGCGCCGAGGGCGCGGTGCGCGCGATCAACATGGGCTTCAAGCTCGTGACGCTGTCGAACGAGAGCGGCCTGATGCAGACCTACGCCAAGATGCAGGTCAACCAGACCCGCAAGGAATCGGCCGGCAAGGCGTAAGCGATAATCT is a window encoding:
- a CDS encoding HpcH/HpaI aldolase/citrate lyase family protein; this translates as MTTNNVKKVWASGKAVVNAWLAIPSGFSAEVIAQCGFDSVTVDMQHGVQDYLSMVQCFQAMNGHPVTPMVRVPWNEPGIIGKVLDGGAYGVICPMINTKQEAENLVQYAKYPPKGTRSNGPIRSGMYGSAGAYQQTANDEIVLLPMMETKTAIENMESILDVEGINGVYVGPSDLGFSYGLVPKLDRDEPEILKIYEKIVKECGKRGLHPGIHCSGAEGAVRAINMGFKLVTLSNESGLMQTYAKMQVNQTRKESAGKA